The window GCCAAGGCCACCAGGCAAAGCAGGTAACACACGAGCACCAGCGACACCGCGAGCCAGGACCCCTCGACGCGCAGGCCGAACAGCGCCACCCCGGCGGCGAGGAGCGCCGCGGCCTGCGCGGCCAGCAGCGCGAACGGGACCAGGAGCTTGCCCAGCACCAGCGCCCACAGCGGCAGGTCCGCGCCGAGGTAGCGGTCCCAGGTGTTCCAGCCGTGGTCGCGGTAGAACACGAACCCGACGTGCGCGACCAGCATCAGCGAGAACATCACGGCTAGCCCGGAGATCGCCTGTCCCGGCCCGGTGACGCCGGGAGCGGCACCCCCGTCGAGCAGCCGCTCATAGGTGGGGGTGAGGAAAGCGGTCAGCAGCACCGGCATCAGCGTCAGCACCACGATCGGCGAGAGGTCACGCCGCTGCACCCGCAGCTCCAACGCCGCCACGGTCAGCACGGAGCGAAGGTCATCGACCATGGGCCACCTCCGACGTGGAGACGATGTGGGTGAAGGCGTCCTCCAGCGACGGGCGGCGGACCTCGACACCGACGAGCCGGTCGCCGTCGGCCCGCAGCCCGTCGAGCAGGCGTGCCAGGTCGGTGACGGCGTCGGAGGTGGGCACCACGACCGTCCGGGTCTCGCCACCGCGTTCGACCGTCATCTCGATCACCGACGTGCAGTGCCGGGAGATCAACTCGTCGGCCTGCCCGCTGGCGACCACCTTGCCCTCGCGCAGCATCACAACCACGGCGGCGCGCTTCTCCACCTCGTGGAGGTAGTGCGTCGAGTAGAGGACCGCGGTGCCCCCGTCGGCCAACTGCGTGAGGTGGTCGAGCAGGGCCGAGCGCGTCATGGGGTCCACGCCGACCGTCG is drawn from Actinokineospora alba and contains these coding sequences:
- a CDS encoding ABC transporter permease, which translates into the protein MVDDLRSVLTVAALELRVQRRDLSPIVVLTLMPVLLTAFLTPTYERLLDGGAAPGVTGPGQAISGLAVMFSLMLVAHVGFVFYRDHGWNTWDRYLGADLPLWALVLGKLLVPFALLAAQAAALLAAGVALFGLRVEGSWLAVSLVLVCYLLCLVALAFLGVTLCRTIMQLTTVGNVLALVFSGVGGALVPLSVLPVWLQPLAPAVPSYWAVRGLQSAFTGGDLGSVAVPALALLGFTAGFVVAAVLVFRPNERKVSWS